One genomic segment of Mytilus galloprovincialis chromosome 5, xbMytGall1.hap1.1, whole genome shotgun sequence includes these proteins:
- the LOC143076577 gene encoding tripartite motif-containing protein 2-like: MTNILLEWYKRRLESERYHTTSIDYNTLNIMANTSTSSASPSSTTGGTGNKLAQEIQDEFLVCKICLEVYKNPKCLDCPHTFCEACIDTRVMSECSYKKYSDYRDFTCPLCRKRTQLPLGGAKKLPDNFLVSGLSEVVGRQKPSKFPYCDFCKLVNQKHREATSKCLDCNKLLCKSCVELHKETKVTKGHSIFDVEIEKDIVCKEHSEEVVRFYCEPCETCICVLCTFNEHKDHEITQFSEAVIKYKETLQQLLDNCKSKINGYDVQLEALSKCDTVIKAAEQSIRDSAIQFISDIRAKEKQLIDNLHETYGSDVMDYVSKRTDMQMNIDSLKSTCNLTELVLKGKDIELLLLKKQVQEKLSSLSDVEIRDLPPTVNKQIAFVPGVMNFGELCESDKPI, translated from the exons atgacaaacataTTACTTGAATG GTATAAAAGAAGGTTAGAAAGCGAACGTTACCATACGACCTCAATAGATTACAACACTCTGAACATTATGGCGAATACCAGTACGTCATCAGCATCTCCATCATCTACAACAGGCGGAACCGGAAACAAACTAGCGCAAGAAATACAAGATGAATTCCTCGTCTGTAAAATATGTCTGGAGGTGTATAAAAATCCAAAATGTTTGGACTGTCCTCATACATTTTGTGAGGCTTGTATTGATACTCGCGTCATGTCCGAATGTTCGTACAAAAAGTATAGCGATTACAGGGATTTTACCTGCCCACTCTGTAGGAAAAGGACCCAACTACCGCTAGGTGGGGCGAAGAAGCTTCCAGATAATTTCCTTGTTTCCGGTCTTTCAGAAGTGGTTGGACGACAAAAACCTTCCAAATTCCCGTACTGCGATTTTTGCAAACTGGTCAATCAAAAACACAGAGAAGCAACATCCAAATGTTTAGAttgtaataaattgttatgcAAGTCATGCGTAGAATTACACAAGGAGACAAAAGTTACAAAGGGTCATAGCATTTTTGATGTAGAAATTGAAAAAGATATCGTATGCAAAGAGCATTCGGAAGAAGTAGTTCGATTTTATTGTGAGCCATGTGAAACTTGCATTTGCGTTCTTTGCACGTTCAACGAGCACAAAGATCATGAAATAACCCAATTTTCGGAGGCAGTGATTAAATACAAGGAGACGCTTCAGCAGTTGTTAGACAATTGTAAATCAAAGATCAATGGATACGACGTCCAACTTGAAGCATTATCTAAATGTGATACTGTCATAAAAGCAGCCGAACAAAGTATACGTGACTCCGCCATTCAGTTTATCAGCGACATCAGAGCAAAGGAAAAACAACTGATTGATAATCTTCACGAGACTTATGGTAGTGACGTCATGGACTATGTTTCGAAGCGTACTGATATGCAGATGAACATCGATAGTTTAAAAAGTACTTGTAATTTGACCGAACTCGTTTTAAAAGGAAAAGACATAGAACTgcttttgttgaaaaaacaagTCCAGGAGAAACTCTCTTCTTTATCTGATGTTGAGATAAGGGATCTACCACCCACTGTAAATAAACAAATTGCATTTGTCCCTGGAGTTATGAACTTTGGAGAACTTTGCGAAAGCGACAAACCTATTTGA